Proteins from a genomic interval of Pseudoruegeria sp. SHC-113:
- the dprA gene encoding DNA-processing protein DprA, with translation MPEDAASPHPPLTSPSGEGGRVSWLRLIRSHRVGVATFYRLLAEHGSAEAALEALPGVARAAGLSDYHPFSEAAARAECAAARAAGAQMILHTDPTYPPLLRELDDAPPLLWLRGDPTLLTRPAVALIGARNASSLGTRMARRLAAGLSEAGYVIVSGLARGIDAVAHAESLAGGTLAVFAGGADVIYPKENAALAADIAKRGAILSEMPMGLYPQARNFPRRNRIVSGLCRATVVVEAAARSGSLITARFAADQSREVMAVPGHPFDARASGCNMLLRDGATLVRGVEDVLEVIGPAHPPQGSLPLPDTAPNAAAPRIPHADLHRKILATLGPSPVAEDQLIRDLKLPAEAVGPELVTLELEGKIHRAPGGLISLS, from the coding sequence ATGCCCGAAGATGCCGCTTCGCCCCACCCCCCACTCACCTCACCCTCCGGGGAAGGTGGCCGGGTCTCGTGGCTCCGCCTGATCCGCTCCCACCGCGTGGGAGTGGCCACCTTTTACCGCCTGCTCGCGGAACACGGCAGCGCCGAAGCCGCGCTGGAGGCCCTGCCAGGCGTGGCCCGCGCTGCCGGCTTAAGCGATTACCATCCCTTCAGCGAGGCGGCCGCCCGCGCCGAATGCGCCGCCGCACGCGCCGCCGGCGCGCAGATGATTCTGCACACCGATCCCACCTACCCGCCCCTGCTGCGGGAGCTGGACGATGCCCCGCCCCTGCTCTGGCTGCGCGGCGATCCAACCCTGCTCACCCGCCCCGCCGTCGCCCTGATCGGCGCGCGCAACGCCTCCTCGCTCGGCACCCGCATGGCGCGGCGGCTGGCGGCAGGGCTTTCCGAAGCCGGCTATGTGATCGTCTCGGGGCTCGCGCGCGGGATCGACGCCGTGGCCCATGCCGAATCCCTCGCTGGTGGCACGCTGGCCGTCTTTGCCGGCGGGGCGGATGTGATCTATCCGAAGGAAAACGCGGCCCTTGCGGCAGATATTGCCAAACGCGGCGCGATCCTGAGCGAAATGCCCATGGGGCTTTACCCGCAGGCGCGTAACTTCCCGCGCCGCAACCGCATCGTCTCGGGCCTCTGCCGCGCCACAGTCGTGGTGGAGGCCGCCGCGCGTTCCGGCAGCCTGATCACCGCCCGCTTTGCGGCAGATCAGTCCCGCGAGGTCATGGCGGTGCCCGGCCACCCGTTCGACGCCCGCGCCTCGGGCTGCAACATGCTGCTGCGCGACGGGGCCACCCTGGTGCGCGGGGTGGAAGATGTGCTGGAGGTCATCGGCCCGGCCCATCCGCCCCAAGGCAGCCTGCCCCTGCCCGACACGGCGCCCAATGCCGCCGCCCCGCGCATTCCGCATGCCGATCTGCACCGCAAGATCCTTGCCACCCTCGGCCCCTCCCCCGTGGCCGAAGATCAACTGATCCGCGATCTGAAGCTGCCCGCCGAGGCCGTCGGGCCGGAACTTGTGACACTGGAACTGGAGGGCAAGATCCACCGCGCGCCGGGCGGCCTGATCTCGCTCAGCTGA
- the tldD gene encoding metalloprotease TldD produces MTEAPFRPFETKLDEAAALRILQAATAGADDGELFLERRRSEVLVFDDGRVKTASYDASEGFGLRAVRGETAGYAHSTEISEQALKRASETARLAVGDGGGTWADAPKASNLRLYSDENPIAQASFPAKIETLREIDDFTRGLDKRVVQVSATIAAAMQEVEILRPDGVRVVDARPMSRVNVSVIVEENGRRESGNHGGGGRAGLTELVQPAHWQSAAREALRIALVNLRAEPAPAGAMDVALGPGWPGVLLHEAVGHGLEGDFNRKGTSAFSGRVGEQVAAKGVTVLDDGTIPDRRGSISFDDEGTPSGKNVLIEDGVLVGYMQDRQNARLMGVAPTGNGRRESYAHAPMPRMTNTYMLGGEAKPEEIVAEVKDGIYAVGFGGGQVDITNGKFVFSCTEAYRVKNGVVGAPVKGATLIGDGPTAMTQIRAIGNDMALDPGVGNCGKAGQWVPVGVGQPTLLLGGLTVGGSAR; encoded by the coding sequence ATGACCGAGGCCCCTTTCCGCCCCTTTGAAACCAAGCTGGACGAGGCGGCGGCGCTGCGCATCCTGCAGGCGGCGACGGCAGGGGCGGATGATGGCGAGCTGTTCCTGGAACGCCGCCGGTCGGAGGTCCTGGTCTTTGACGACGGGCGCGTGAAGACGGCGAGCTACGACGCCTCCGAAGGCTTCGGCCTGCGCGCCGTGCGGGGCGAAACCGCCGGCTACGCCCATTCCACAGAGATCAGCGAGCAGGCCCTGAAACGCGCCAGCGAAACAGCACGGCTGGCGGTGGGCGATGGCGGCGGCACATGGGCCGATGCGCCCAAGGCCAGCAACCTGCGGCTCTACTCTGATGAGAACCCTATTGCGCAGGCCAGCTTCCCGGCCAAGATCGAAACCCTGCGCGAGATCGACGATTTCACCCGTGGGCTTGATAAGCGCGTGGTGCAGGTGTCGGCCACCATCGCCGCCGCCATGCAGGAGGTGGAGATCCTGCGCCCGGACGGGGTGCGGGTGGTGGATGCGCGCCCGATGAGCCGGGTGAATGTCTCAGTGATCGTGGAGGAAAACGGCCGCCGCGAATCCGGCAACCACGGCGGCGGCGGGCGCGCGGGGCTCACCGAGCTGGTGCAGCCCGCCCATTGGCAGTCCGCCGCGCGCGAGGCCTTGCGGATCGCGCTGGTGAACCTGCGCGCCGAGCCCGCGCCTGCGGGCGCGATGGACGTGGCGCTCGGGCCGGGCTGGCCCGGCGTGCTGCTGCACGAGGCCGTGGGCCATGGGCTTGAAGGCGATTTCAACCGCAAGGGCACCTCGGCCTTCTCGGGCCGCGTGGGCGAGCAGGTGGCGGCCAAGGGTGTGACGGTGCTCGATGACGGCACAATCCCGGACCGGCGCGGCTCGATCAGCTTTGACGATGAGGGCACGCCCTCGGGCAAGAACGTGCTGATCGAGGACGGCGTGCTGGTGGGCTACATGCAGGATCGCCAGAACGCGCGACTGATGGGCGTGGCCCCGACCGGCAACGGGCGGCGCGAAAGCTACGCCCATGCGCCGATGCCGCGGATGACGAACACTTACATGCTGGGCGGTGAGGCCAAACCGGAAGAGATCGTGGCCGAGGTGAAAGACGGCATCTACGCCGTGGGCTTTGGCGGCGGTCAGGTAGACATCACCAACGGCAAATTCGTCTTCTCCTGCACGGAAGCCTACCGTGTGAAGAATGGCGTGGTGGGCGCGCCGGTGAAAGGCGCAACCCTGATCGGCGACGGCCCCACCGCGATGACACAGATCCGCGCCATCGGCAACGACATGGCGCTGGATCCCGGCGTCGGCAATTGCGGCAAGGCGGGCCAATGGGTGCCGGTGGGCGTGGGCCAGCCGACTCTGCTTCTGGGCGGGCTCACCGTGGGCGGCTCCGCGCGATAG